TTTGCGCGTCTCGCGGTTGAAGACCTGACTAAGTGCGATCGAGCGGATGCCGGCAAGAGCCCCTTCGATCGCGGCGGAGACCGTGCCCGAATAGGTGATGTCATCGGCCAGATTGGCCCCGCGATTGACGCCGGAGAGGATGAGGTCTGGCGGGCTGTCCATCACCTCGCGCAAAGCCATCATCACGCTGTCGGTCGGCGTGCCGGTGACAGCAAAGCGGCGCTCGGCGAACTTCTGCAAACGCACTGGTTGGTTGAGCGTCAGCGAGTGACCCGCACCCGATTGCTCTTCGGAGGGCGCGCAGACCCAGATGTCGTCAGAGAACTCGCGCGCAATCGCTTCGAGCACTTCGAAACCAGGCGCGTGATAGCCGTCATCATTGGTGAGGAGGATGCGCATCTAGCGGGTAGGTTCCAGCTTGGTCACTCTATTCCCTTCTGGGCCCATATAGGGGGCAAGCACCTCGGGCACCAGAACGCTGCCATCCTCTTGTTGGTAATTCTCGATCACCGCGACCAGCGTGCGACCGACAGCGAGGCCGGAGCCGTTGAGCGTATGGACGAATTCGGTCTTCTTCGAACCCTCCGGCTTGAAGCGAGCATTCATCCGCCGCGCCTGAAAATCGCCGGTGTTCGAGCAGGAGCTGATCTCACGATAGGCGCCTTGTCCGGGCAGCCAGACCTCGAGGTCATAGGTCTTGCGCGCGCCAAAACCCATATCGCCGGTGCACAGCAAGACTTTGCGATAAGGCAGCTCCAGCGCCTCAAGCACTTCCTCGGCAGCGCGGGTCATGCGCTCGTGTTCTGCGGCGCTTTCCTCGGGCCGGACAATGCTGACCAGCTCGCACTTTTCAAACTGATGCTGACGGATGAAGCCTCGTGTATCCTTGCCCGCAGCCCCCGCTTCGGAGCGGAAGCACTGGGTGAGCGCGGTGAGCCGCATGGGCAGGGCGCTGTCGTCGATGATCTGGCCCATGACGGATGCGGTTAGGGATACTTCGGATGTGGGGATGAGCCAGCGATCATCTGTGGTGCGGAAGCTGTCTTCGGCAAACTTAGGCAGCTTGTCGGTGCCATACATGGCCTCGTCGCGCACCAGAACCGGCGGAGCGCATTCCTCATAGCCGTACTCACGCGTCTGCCGGTCGATCATAAACTGGCCGAGCGCGCGGTGGAGCCTTGCCATACCGCCGCGCAAGAAAGTGAAGCGCGAACCCGAAAGCAGCGCGCCGGTCTCGAAATCCATGCCCAGCGCGGGCGCGATGTCGGCGTGTTCCTTGGGCTCGAAGGCAAAGTCGCGCTTCTCGCCCCAGATCGACACTTCGACATTATCTGCCTCGTCTTCGCCCTGCGGCACATCGTCAAAGGGAATGTTTGGGATCACCGCGAGCGCCATGCGCAGCTCTTCGCCCAGCGCCTTTTCTTGGTTCTCGAGCGCGGGCATATCCGCCTTGATCTGCGCGACCTCGGCCTTGAGCGCCTCGGCACCTTCCTTGTCGCCTTGACCCATCGCCTTGCCGATCGCCTTGGAGGCTTCGTTGCGGCGCCCCTGCAATTCCTGCAGCTTGGTCGCGAGCGCGCGGCGCTCTTCATCGAGCGCAAGCACGGCCTTGGCCACAGGTTCCGCACCGCGCCGTGCAAGGCCGGCGTCAAACGCGTCAGGATCGTCGCGGATCAAACGAATATCATGCATGGGCAGGGCCTATGCCTTGATCTCGCAGCGATGAAAAGAGGAAGCGTCTGCCCTTCGCTTGCGTTCGGGAGTTTCGACGGAAAATCATCCCCCGGATGATTTTCTCCAGTCGAAACTGGTGGGCGCGGCAAGGATTGAACTTGCGACCCCACCCGTGTGAAGGGTGGGAAAGCGGGCATTCACGGCTTTACGCGGGCAATAAAGTCTAATAAAAACAATC
This genomic window from uncultured Erythrobacter sp. contains:
- the surE gene encoding 5'/3'-nucleotidase SurE, whose protein sequence is MRILLTNDDGYHAPGFEVLEAIAREFSDDIWVCAPSEEQSGAGHSLTLNQPVRLQKFAERRFAVTGTPTDSVMMALREVMDSPPDLILSGVNRGANLADDITYSGTVSAAIEGALAGIRSIALSQVFNRETRKAGTIFDAAREWGPKVIQPLLDAPFAGRTLVNVNFPPRAASEVKGIRVVRQGFHDYSRGSIVEGTDPRGHRYFWFGLHPIEHTLDHGTDLEAIDDGFVAVTPLQLDFTHHSSIGALAERFEG
- the serS gene encoding serine--tRNA ligase, with product MHDIRLIRDDPDAFDAGLARRGAEPVAKAVLALDEERRALATKLQELQGRRNEASKAIGKAMGQGDKEGAEALKAEVAQIKADMPALENQEKALGEELRMALAVIPNIPFDDVPQGEDEADNVEVSIWGEKRDFAFEPKEHADIAPALGMDFETGALLSGSRFTFLRGGMARLHRALGQFMIDRQTREYGYEECAPPVLVRDEAMYGTDKLPKFAEDSFRTTDDRWLIPTSEVSLTASVMGQIIDDSALPMRLTALTQCFRSEAGAAGKDTRGFIRQHQFEKCELVSIVRPEESAAEHERMTRAAEEVLEALELPYRKVLLCTGDMGFGARKTYDLEVWLPGQGAYREISSCSNTGDFQARRMNARFKPEGSKKTEFVHTLNGSGLAVGRTLVAVIENYQQEDGSVLVPEVLAPYMGPEGNRVTKLEPTR